ggttggtggacggccaccctgttccaacaaggcggtggtggagtcatgtttgggCCGGAATcctgggaagagagctggtcggcccctttagggtccccgaaggtgtaaagatgacctctgcaaagtatgtggagtttctgattgACCACTTCTTCCCTGGTagagaaggaagaactatgctttccgtaataaaatcatcttcatgcatgacaatgcaccatctcatgctgttatcgggataaaaggagagaaagtcatggtgtggcctccatccacccctacctcaatcctattgagaacctttggagcatcctcaagcaaaagatctatgagggtgggaggcagtttacatccaaacagctgggaggctattctgacatcttgcaaacaaattcaagcagaaactgtccaaaaactcacaagttcaatggatgcaagacttgtgaagctgctatcaaataaggggtcctatgttaaaatgtaacgtgacctgttagaatgtttaaaaagttaaaatgttgttaaaagtttgaaatagcttttgatttcagtaaatatgctgcaaacacaacaaatgacaattttcagttctttacaacctataaagtgttttgaaacttactttgcgtaataatttggaacagtgtattgtaagttttttatgtataaaaaaatactgttattaggaggtttgttcaataaaatttgaattgtactcttaatagttgataacatgagaattatgctgactgttatttgcataaattgttttaggtaaatgagaaaaatataatttgcataataatttggaacaggctgTAAACTGCAGGATGTGATACTAGTGAAACAGTGTATTAAACAGTactagatacatggaatagccttccagtgggagcagtaacagtgatatagaaagggtagtatatacctggaatagccttccagtgggaacattaacagtgatatagaatgggtagtagatacctggaatagccttccagtgggagcagtaacagtgatatagaaagggtagtagatacctggaatagccttccagtggaaacagtaacagtgatatagaaagggtagtagatacctggaatagccttccaggggAAGTAGTAAAGGAATTAAAGATACATGACCTGTGAAAGCATCTATCCTTTAATAGTTAACACCAGTTTGAGATATGATAAAAAAACACAGTGTTCGCTGATTCCACAAGGTTATTGACACATCATTTTCTTCAACGCTCCCTTCACTTGCTGGTTCCTCAGACTGTAAATAAATGGATTGAGAAGGGGAGTGAGGACTGAGTACACCACAGTTATCGTCCGGTCATCGTCCACTGACCCTGACGAGGAAGGACGGAAGTAGGTGAAGAAGATGGTTCCAAAGTAAAGTCCTACAGAAAGGAGATGAGATGAACATGTGGAGAAAGCCCGATACTGTCCAGAGGATGAGCGAATCATTAAGATAGTTTTGAGAATTCGGCTATAGGAGACCACCACGAACAGGAAGGGGCTCGTTGCTATTAGAGAACCCTCTGTAAATACCAGAAGATCGTAACTAGTGGTATCGGAACAGGAGAGAGCCAATAGGGGAGGGAGGTCACAAAAATACTCGTGAATCTGGTTAGGACCACAAAATGTAAAGGTAGAGACTGTGACCatgtgtagaagggagtgcaaaGAGGTGAGGGCCCAAGAGCTGCCCACCAGGGTCAAGCAAGTCTTTGAGTTCATGATGGAGAGATAACGAAGAGGATTGCTAATTGCTACAAGTCGGTCATAAGCCATGATCGCCAGTATAAAGCATTCCATGCTGGCCGTACAGAATAGGAAGAATAGTTGTGTCATACAGGCCTTGAAGGAGATAGATTTCTTCTCGAGGAGAAGGTTGGCCAGCATGCGAGGGGCTGTAACCGAGCTAAAGCAAATATCCACAAAGGAGAGGTTCCCCAGGAAGAAATACATGGGAGTGTGGAGCTCATAATCCTTGCTGATAACAGCTATGATTAGCCCATTTCCCAGCACGGTCACCAGATAAGTAGTCAGAAATACTGCAAAGAGTGGGACCTGCTGGTTGTGGTTACGGGATAAACCCAGAAGGATGAACTCTGTAACCAATGATATATTCCCCATGTTTTCTGAGAAGAAAAACCTGGAAAGGATAA
This DNA window, taken from Pelobates fuscus isolate aPelFus1 chromosome 9, aPelFus1.pri, whole genome shotgun sequence, encodes the following:
- the LOC134573731 gene encoding olfactory receptor 1F1-like; this encodes MGNISLVTEFILLGLSRNHNQQVPLFAVFLTTYLVTVLGNGLIIAVISKDYELHTPMYFFLGNLSFVDICFSSVTAPRMLANLLLEKKSISFKACMTQLFFLFCTASMECFILAIMAYDRLVAISNPLRYLSIMNSKTCLTLVGSSWALTSLHSLLHMVTVSTFTFCGPNQIHEYFCDLPPLLALSCSDTTSYDLLVFTEGSLIATSPFLFVVVSYSRILKTILMIRSSSGQYRAFSTCSSHLLSVGLYFGTIFFTYFRPSSSGSVDDDRTITVVYSVLTPLLNPFIYSLRNQQVKGALKKMMCQ